The following are encoded in a window of Rhodomicrobium lacus genomic DNA:
- a CDS encoding D-cysteine desulfhydrase family protein, protein MYRSQIASLSINFDGLLMIDRLRELELSAVARRLEGFPRFPLAHLPTPLEPLDRLSSEIGGPRIWVKRDDCSGLATGGNKARKLEYLVGDALAQRCDTLISAGALQSNHARQVAAAAARAGLRCVLVLTDTVAGRDGTYSQTGNAQIDRILGADIHIVPGHQESAPVCAAIAEELRNDGATPYVIPIGGSNGVGTLGYIGAFFEIQLQMELNKEPFDLLTLASGSGGTQAGLMLGARLSSWSGRIVGMSVGARSDSVKAKVNRAGYLAADLLKAPSIVNHRWLPEVEDSARGAGYGIPDPSTFDAIALTAKLEGLLLDPVYSGKGMAGLIAACQGGRFDKSIRNVVFVHTGGTAALAAYPELTVSSTSQKDYR, encoded by the coding sequence ATGTATCGGTCGCAAATAGCATCATTGTCAATCAATTTCGATGGGCTACTGATGATCGATCGGCTGAGAGAATTGGAACTAAGTGCGGTTGCGAGGCGCCTCGAGGGATTTCCGCGCTTTCCTTTGGCGCATCTCCCCACTCCCCTCGAGCCGCTTGACCGGCTCTCGAGCGAGATCGGAGGACCAAGGATCTGGGTTAAGCGAGACGACTGCTCTGGCTTGGCGACAGGGGGCAACAAGGCACGCAAGCTTGAGTATCTTGTCGGGGACGCGCTTGCGCAGCGATGTGACACGTTGATCAGCGCTGGTGCACTCCAATCAAATCACGCACGGCAGGTCGCAGCCGCCGCTGCTCGCGCTGGGCTTCGGTGCGTCCTCGTTCTGACAGACACAGTGGCGGGACGAGATGGCACCTACAGTCAAACCGGCAATGCCCAAATTGATCGCATCTTAGGTGCGGATATTCACATAGTTCCTGGGCATCAGGAGAGCGCGCCGGTGTGCGCAGCTATAGCCGAAGAGCTCCGAAATGATGGCGCGACGCCCTACGTTATTCCAATCGGCGGCTCGAACGGAGTGGGGACGCTCGGATACATAGGTGCGTTCTTCGAGATTCAGTTGCAAATGGAGCTGAATAAAGAACCGTTCGATTTGCTAACTCTCGCTAGCGGCAGTGGAGGGACGCAGGCGGGTCTGATGCTCGGCGCGCGACTCAGCTCATGGTCAGGACGGATCGTAGGCATGAGCGTCGGCGCTCGGTCGGACAGTGTAAAAGCAAAAGTGAATCGTGCTGGTTATCTCGCCGCTGACCTTCTCAAAGCACCATCCATAGTCAACCACCGCTGGCTACCCGAAGTGGAGGATAGCGCTCGCGGGGCTGGTTATGGCATTCCCGACCCGTCGACTTTTGACGCAATCGCCCTAACGGCAAAGCTTGAAGGGCTGCTCCTCGACCCCGTCTATAGCGGAAAAGGGATGGCAGGTCTCATCGCAGCCTGTCAAGGTGGTCGCTTTGACAAATCCATCCGCAACGTCGTGTTCGTACACACCGGGGGAACAGCCGCCCTTGCGGCGTATCCCGAACTCACTGTTTCCTCAACATCACAGAAGGACTATCGATGA
- a CDS encoding VOC family protein, which yields MTGSLPTKVAEKVGLVGSINHLRLTVTDIPRARVFYDPLLKFMGYTLVEADDKRLAWAGWSASEVLHWFILSIANDQHIAAKHDRYAPGFHHLAWNASSRADVDRFYALLLELGVTVLDAPAEYEYEPGYYAVFFADPDGLKLELVHVPPEGSHQYWNSHSEHCKHCAS from the coding sequence ATGACCGGATCGCTGCCAACCAAAGTAGCCGAAAAAGTCGGACTCGTCGGCTCAATAAATCATCTCCGCTTGACTGTTACAGATATTCCTCGCGCACGAGTTTTCTATGACCCGCTATTGAAGTTCATGGGATACACGCTGGTCGAGGCCGATGATAAACGCTTAGCCTGGGCAGGCTGGAGTGCAAGTGAAGTTCTTCACTGGTTCATCCTGAGTATTGCCAACGACCAGCACATTGCTGCCAAGCATGATCGCTACGCTCCTGGATTCCATCATCTTGCGTGGAATGCTTCAAGTCGCGCCGACGTGGATCGCTTTTATGCACTCTTGCTCGAGCTCGGCGTTACAGTGCTAGATGCACCCGCTGAATATGAGTATGAGCCAGGTTACTACGCTGTGTTTTTTGCTGATCCTGATGGTCTGAAACTTGAGCTTGTTCATGTTCCACCGGAGGGCAGTCACCAATATTGGAACTCACACTCCGAGCACTGCAAGCATTGCGCTTCCTGA